The DNA sequence ATACAGACTATAAGAAAATGCACCCAGTGTAATTACCCAAGGATGCTCAAATATCCCCAAAACATGAGGTAACTTTTTGCCCGAAATCACAAACTGAGTGCAGTAAATAAATAGGCAAGCTGCTGAAGCACCAAAAAAACTCTGACCAATCCATATCGGTAGTCCCAGTCTTTTCCACTCAGTTATAAAAGCAACAATAGTTAAAGTTATTGCCATAATACCCCACGGTAAGGATTTTTTCAAAGCAATTAACTGGAGTTTTTGAGAAAATCCAATTTCTGCTGCAGCCATTCCCAAGGTAAATAAGCCAATGAACCAAGAACTGGTTGCCATTGAAAAATCATGCAGAATATAAAATGGTAATATTCCTAAACTAAAGCCAGCAATAACGACTGATAACAACCCGAAACGCCGCCATATGGGTAGTAGTAAAAGTGGAAATAAAAAATATAACTGCCACTCTGTTGCTACACTCCACATTGGTGGGTTAATAGTCATGGATGTACTACGGGCAAAATTGTGAACAAGGAATAGGTGAGATAACACATCAATCAATGAAAAGTCAGGAGAAAATGGGCCTTTTCCTGCAACTTCATCCCATTGAAAAGTAGTAAATTTCTCTAGCAAGAATATTGCAAATGCGAGTAAGAGACATGCCAACAGAGTCGCGTAGTAAGGTGGTAAGATTCGACGCCAACGCCTTTTAAAATACTCAAGTAAACCACCAGAAACAAAACCACTTTGTGAACGTGTAACTGGCAACATTAAAACATAGCCAGAAAGGACAATAAAAACAACAACACTGAATGCACCATATCTCAGTGTATTTTGAAAAAGTAACCAAAATGTAGGTAACTTTTCTCCTAGAGATGGTTCAATATGTACGGCTACCACATACAAAGCTGCAATTCCTCGTAAGCCATCCAGGTAATGAAGATGCAACTTTTGACGAGGCGGTTTTTCAGTTAACGGATTCATTCTCTTACTGTTCTAGTACAGGTAAACGAATTTGCTAAACCATTTCCACTTTTGTTAAAAGCTACAGAACAATCATGGTTTTTGAATTTCGCAAAGCGGTACTAGCTACTTTAGATGTGAAAAGTAAAAAACTCGGAAAGATAGTTAATATCTGAACTAATTTCTGTACTCAGTATGTTTTCAAAACAGCAAGCAGGCGTACTTGAAAAGAACTACCAACGCCAACTTGACTTTTGACAGTGATTTCTCCGCTGTGAGTGTGGGCGATCGCCGCAGCAATGGCTAATCCCAAGCCCAAACCTCCTTCTCTGTGGCTTCTGGCTTTATCTGCCCTCCAAAAGCGATTGAAAACTAGTGGAATATCTTCTGAGGCAATACCAATACCAGTATCATTGACAGAAACAAAAACAAAGCGATCTCGTCTCACTACCCCGACACTCACAGTTCCTCCAGTTGGTGTATACTGCAAAGCATTTTCTAGGAGATTAGAAAATAATCGCTTCAACTCAACAGGGTTCCCCTTAACAAACACCTCTTCGGGTATTTCTGACTTGAGGATGATTCCTTTAACATCTGCTTGTGGCTGCAGTAAATCTATCAAATCTTCTAAAAGTTCATCTAGGGGAATTGATACCCACTTAAAAGTTAGCGTTTGTGTGGTGTCAGTTCTTGCTAACAGGAGTAAATCTTCTACTAAACGAGTCATTTGGTTAGTCGCGCTTGCGATCGCTTTCAACTTCTTTTCATCATTGGGATGAATTCGTTCTGGGTGATTCATCATCACCTCAACAGAGGTTTTTACAACTGTAAGGGGACTTCGCAACTCATGGGAAGCATCCGCAGTGAACTGTTTTA is a window from the Brasilonema sennae CENA114 genome containing:
- a CDS encoding acyltransferase family protein translates to MNPLTEKPPRQKLHLHYLDGLRGIAALYVVAVHIEPSLGEKLPTFWLLFQNTLRYGAFSVVVFIVLSGYVLMLPVTRSQSGFVSGGLLEYFKRRWRRILPPYYATLLACLLLAFAIFLLEKFTTFQWDEVAGKGPFSPDFSLIDVLSHLFLVHNFARSTSMTINPPMWSVATEWQLYFLFPLLLLPIWRRFGLLSVVIAGFSLGILPFYILHDFSMATSSWFIGLFTLGMAAAEIGFSQKLQLIALKKSLPWGIMAITLTIVAFITEWKRLGLPIWIGQSFFGASAACLFIYCTQFVISGKKLPHVLGIFEHPWVITLGAFSYSLYLTHGPVITMLRYFLYSLNMTPFMFATTSYLMGIAVSLLIAYWFYLIFERPFMSNFNRRK
- a CDS encoding sensor histidine kinase yields the protein MFQTLRWRLLFSYITVMVVILGVSTVAVYEFIAYKLYQKLDRQMITLADAAAHSLLTIKADAKAISRRTPRNLDYDDDLDIPWQDLHNNYQSVEWFDANGRLLGNAGRYIPQIPFNPNIKTSQKEKIRSIIIPVYSASFIPEKKQLQGYVRVNESTENLQEELDRLMWGFSCGGLIAVILTGIGSWWLTRQSLKPVEQSFQQLKQFTADASHELRSPLTVVKTSVEVMMNHPERIHPNDEKKLKAIASATNQMTRLVEDLLLLARTDTTQTLTFKWVSIPLDELLEDLIDLLQPQADVKGIILKSEIPEEVFVKGNPVELKRLFSNLLENALQYTPTGGTVSVGVVRRDRFVFVSVNDTGIGIASEDIPLVFNRFWRADKARSHREGGLGLGLAIAAAIAHTHSGEITVKSQVGVGSSFQVRLLAVLKTY